A region of Leclercia adecarboxylata DNA encodes the following proteins:
- a CDS encoding YbfA family protein, producing the protein MEFYKAYPAHIVFIRRTFAVLAGVLALPVMLFWKDRARFYSYLHRVWAKTSDKPVWMDQAEKAVCDFY; encoded by the coding sequence ATGGAATTTTACAAAGCGTATCCGGCACATATCGTTTTTATTCGCCGCACTTTCGCTGTGTTAGCGGGTGTTCTGGCGTTACCAGTTATGCTTTTCTGGAAAGATCGTGCCCGTTTTTACAGCTATCTGCATCGCGTCTGGGCTAAAACCAGCGATAAGCCGGTGTGGATGGATCAGGCTGAAAAAGCCGTTTGTGACTTTTACTAA
- the ltrA gene encoding group II intron reverse transcriptase/maturase translates to MRNPVSDEVNRPQNEPDNAGQGLLERAFARENLKRAWKRVKANKGAAGVDGLDIDQTAEYLLTQWAGIREQLLSGVYRPSPVRRVVIPKPDGGQRELGIPTVTDRLIQQALLQALQPLLDPTFSEHSYGFRPGRCAQDAVLAAQRYASSGRKVVVDVDLEKFFDRVDHDILMDRLRKRITDQAVIRLIRAYLDAGTLINGVVEKSRCGAPQGGPLSPLLANVLLDEVDRELERRGHCFVRYADDANVYVRSQKAGQRVMALLRRLYEKLHLSVNESKSAVTSAFGRKFLGYELWSARSEVKRAVSYKAQKQFKQRIRWLTRRSCGRSLQQVADNLRPYLLGWKAYFTLSQTPAVWRKLDEWIRHRLRAIQLRQWKRGPTIYRELRTLGASQQVAQRVASNSHRWWRNSRFELNRVLNIAWFDRLGLARLS, encoded by the coding sequence GTGAGAAATCCTGTCAGCGACGAGGTCAATCGCCCGCAAAATGAACCCGATAACGCAGGACAAGGGCTGCTGGAACGGGCCTTTGCGAGAGAAAACCTGAAACGGGCGTGGAAACGGGTCAAGGCCAACAAAGGTGCAGCGGGAGTCGACGGTCTGGATATTGATCAGACGGCCGAGTACCTGCTGACCCAATGGGCGGGGATTCGTGAACAGCTTCTTTCAGGAGTCTACCGGCCCAGTCCGGTACGGCGTGTGGTCATTCCCAAACCTGACGGCGGTCAACGCGAGTTGGGTATCCCAACGGTCACCGACCGTTTGATCCAACAAGCGTTGCTGCAAGCCTTGCAGCCATTACTCGATCCGACCTTCAGTGAACACAGCTACGGCTTCCGTCCGGGACGCTGTGCGCAGGACGCCGTTTTAGCGGCTCAGCGCTATGCCTCTTCAGGACGTAAAGTGGTGGTGGATGTTGATCTGGAGAAGTTCTTCGACCGGGTCGATCACGACATCTTGATGGATCGTTTGCGCAAACGGATTACGGATCAGGCGGTTATCCGGCTGATTCGCGCCTATCTGGATGCGGGAACGCTGATCAATGGCGTGGTCGAGAAAAGCCGCTGCGGGGCGCCGCAAGGCGGCCCACTGTCGCCGTTGTTGGCGAACGTGCTGCTGGACGAAGTGGATCGGGAGCTTGAACGCCGAGGCCATTGTTTCGTGCGCTATGCCGACGATGCGAACGTGTATGTGCGCAGTCAGAAGGCGGGGCAGCGGGTAATGGCCCTGCTGAGGCGGCTGTACGAAAAGCTGCACTTGAGCGTCAACGAGAGCAAGAGTGCAGTGACGAGCGCGTTTGGTCGCAAGTTTCTGGGCTATGAGTTGTGGTCAGCCCGAAGTGAAGTCAAGCGCGCGGTCTCTTATAAGGCGCAGAAACAGTTCAAGCAGCGTATCCGCTGGCTTACCCGGCGCTCCTGCGGGCGTAGCTTGCAACAGGTCGCAGATAATCTTCGGCCTTATCTTTTGGGCTGGAAAGCCTACTTCACGTTGTCGCAAACACCGGCAGTCTGGCGCAAGCTGGACGAATGGATACGACATCGACTGAGAGCGATCCAGCTCAGGCAGTGGAAGCGTGGCCCTACGATCTATCGAGAGCTGCGGACACTGGGGGCGAGCCAGCAGGTGGCGCAGAGGGTGGCCAGTAACTCTCATCGCTGGTGGCGTAATAGCCGTTTTGAGTTGAATCGTGTGCTGAATATTGCGTGGTTCGACAGGCTGGGATTGGCGCGCCTCTCATAA
- the phrB gene encoding deoxyribodipyrimidine photo-lyase, with protein MATHLVWFRADLRIHDNLALAAACRDKKARVLALFIATPQQWQQHAMAPRQAAFLHAHLKGLQRQLADKGIPLLYEEVADFAAQGEKVAQLCDKHDVTHLFYNYQYELNEQQRDLQLERALQDVTCQGFDDSVILPPGSVMTGNHEMYKVFTPFKNAWLRRLKEGLPECAAAPAAREGEKVTPAELDFDYPKQPFDTDLFPASEKEAIARLRQFCQQGAGEYEAQRDFPAIEGTSRLSACLALGVLSPRQCLHRLLAEQPQALEGGPGSVWLNELIWREFYRHLMTYHPDLCKYRPFIRWTDNVKWQSEDAQLKAWQYGQTGYPIVDAAMRQLNETGWMHNRLRMITASFLVKDLLIDWRAGERYFISQLIDGDLAANNGGWQWAASTGTDAAPYFRIFNPTTQGQKFDADGVFIRRWLPELATVPDKAIHDPWTWADKQGVTLDYPRPVVDHKQARVATLAAYEAARKA; from the coding sequence ATGGCCACCCATCTGGTCTGGTTTCGCGCCGATCTGCGCATCCACGATAACCTGGCGCTTGCCGCCGCCTGTCGCGACAAAAAAGCCCGCGTGCTGGCGCTATTTATCGCCACGCCACAACAGTGGCAGCAGCACGCCATGGCCCCACGTCAGGCCGCGTTTCTTCATGCCCATCTCAAGGGTTTGCAACGGCAACTGGCCGACAAAGGCATTCCGCTGCTGTATGAGGAGGTTGCTGATTTCGCTGCCCAGGGCGAAAAAGTCGCCCAGCTTTGCGACAAGCATGATGTCACCCATCTTTTTTATAACTACCAGTATGAACTCAACGAGCAGCAGCGCGACCTCCAGCTGGAGCGCGCATTGCAGGACGTCACCTGTCAGGGATTTGATGACAGCGTGATCCTGCCGCCGGGCAGCGTGATGACCGGCAATCACGAGATGTACAAGGTCTTTACGCCGTTCAAAAATGCCTGGCTACGGCGGCTGAAAGAGGGGCTGCCCGAGTGTGCGGCGGCGCCTGCCGCCCGTGAAGGTGAAAAGGTTACTCCGGCAGAGCTGGATTTCGACTATCCAAAACAGCCATTCGATACCGACCTCTTTCCGGCGAGCGAGAAAGAGGCGATTGCCCGCCTGCGTCAGTTCTGCCAGCAAGGGGCAGGGGAGTATGAGGCGCAGCGTGATTTCCCGGCCATCGAAGGCACCAGCCGACTCTCAGCCTGTCTGGCGCTGGGGGTACTTTCTCCCCGTCAGTGCCTGCACCGATTGCTGGCAGAACAGCCGCAGGCGCTGGAGGGCGGGCCGGGTTCCGTATGGCTTAACGAGCTCATCTGGCGAGAGTTTTACCGTCACCTGATGACGTATCACCCTGATTTATGTAAATATCGGCCATTCATCCGCTGGACGGATAACGTCAAATGGCAGTCTGAGGACGCCCAGCTGAAGGCGTGGCAATATGGACAGACCGGCTATCCCATCGTCGATGCCGCCATGCGCCAGCTGAATGAAACCGGCTGGATGCACAACCGCCTGCGCATGATCACCGCCAGCTTTCTGGTCAAAGATCTGCTTATCGACTGGCGCGCCGGGGAACGGTACTTTATTTCGCAGCTGATCGATGGCGACCTGGCCGCCAACAACGGCGGCTGGCAGTGGGCGGCGTCGACCGGAACCGATGCGGCCCCCTATTTTCGTATTTTTAACCCGACAACCCAGGGGCAGAAGTTTGATGCCGACGGCGTGTTTATCCGCCGCTGGCTGCCGGAACTGGCTACCGTACCGGACAAGGCCATCCACGATCCCTGGACCTGGGCGGACAAGCAGGGCGTCACCCTCGATTATCCGCGCCCGGTTGTCGACCATAAACAGGCGCGCGTTGCCACGCTGGCCGCGTATGAAGCCGCCCGTAAAGCATAA
- a CDS encoding type 2 GTP cyclohydrolase I, with product MKNSELERLINDKLNSTSFSDYAPNGLQVEGREQVQKIVTGVTASQALIDEAVRQNADAVIVHHGYFWKGESPVIRGMKRNRLKTLLENDINLYGWHLPLDAHPELGNNAQLAALLGITIMGEIEPLVPWGELSMPVPGLELASWIEARLGRRPLWSGDTGPDTVQRVAWCTGGGQGFIDSAARFGVDAFITGEVSEQTIHSAREQGLHFYAAGHHATERGGIRALSEWLTENTDLDVTFVDIPNPA from the coding sequence ATGAAAAACAGTGAACTGGAACGCCTGATTAACGACAAACTCAACAGCACCAGCTTCAGCGACTACGCGCCGAACGGCCTGCAGGTGGAAGGGCGTGAGCAGGTGCAGAAAATTGTCACCGGCGTAACGGCAAGCCAGGCGCTGATCGATGAAGCGGTGCGTCAGAATGCCGATGCGGTAATTGTTCACCACGGCTATTTCTGGAAAGGTGAATCGCCGGTTATCCGCGGCATGAAGCGTAATCGCCTGAAGACCCTGCTGGAAAACGACATCAACCTCTACGGCTGGCATCTGCCGCTGGACGCGCACCCGGAACTGGGGAATAACGCCCAGCTGGCGGCGCTGCTCGGCATTACCATCATGGGTGAAATTGAGCCGCTGGTGCCCTGGGGTGAACTCTCCATGCCGGTACCGGGTCTGGAGCTGGCGTCGTGGATCGAAGCCCGGCTGGGGCGTCGTCCGCTGTGGAGCGGCGACACCGGGCCCGATACCGTACAGCGCGTCGCCTGGTGTACCGGCGGCGGGCAGGGCTTTATTGACAGCGCGGCGCGTTTTGGCGTCGATGCGTTCATTACGGGCGAAGTGTCGGAGCAAACCATTCACTCCGCCCGCGAGCAGGGGCTCCATTTTTATGCAGCAGGCCACCACGCCACGGAACGCGGCGGTATTCGCGCCCTCAGCGAATGGCTGACAGAAAATACCGACCTGGATGTCACCTTTGTGGATATCCCTAATCCAGCCTGA
- the pxpB gene encoding 5-oxoprolinase subunit PxpB, with the protein MQRARCYLLGETAVVLELEPPVTLATQKRIWRLTQRLGELPEVVEAIPGMNNITVVLRNPHSVALDAIERLQRWWEESEALEPDSRAIEIPVVYGTAAGPDLGEVARHAGLSEKQVVELHSSVDYVVWFLGFQPGFPYLGGLPEQLATPRRAEPRLQVPAGSVGIGGAQTGIYPLATPGGWQLIGHTSLPLFDPSRDEPVLLRPGDTVRFIPQKEGVC; encoded by the coding sequence GTGCAGCGAGCACGTTGTTATCTGCTAGGCGAAACCGCCGTGGTACTGGAGCTGGAACCGCCAGTGACCCTGGCGACGCAAAAACGGATCTGGCGCTTGACCCAGCGGCTGGGTGAACTCCCTGAAGTGGTGGAAGCCATTCCGGGGATGAATAACATTACCGTGGTGCTGCGCAATCCCCACTCGGTGGCGCTGGATGCGATTGAGCGTCTGCAGCGCTGGTGGGAAGAGAGCGAGGCGCTGGAGCCGGATTCCCGCGCCATCGAAATCCCCGTGGTGTACGGCACCGCCGCGGGCCCTGACCTTGGCGAAGTGGCCCGGCATGCCGGGCTTTCGGAGAAACAGGTCGTGGAGCTCCATTCATCCGTTGACTATGTAGTCTGGTTCTTAGGTTTTCAGCCGGGGTTCCCTTATCTGGGCGGGCTGCCCGAGCAGCTGGCTACCCCACGTCGCGCCGAACCCCGCTTGCAGGTGCCGGCGGGTTCAGTGGGGATTGGCGGGGCGCAAACCGGGATTTACCCCTTAGCCACACCCGGCGGCTGGCAGCTGATAGGACACACCTCTCTGCCGCTGTTCGATCCCAGCCGTGACGAGCCGGTGCTGCTGCGCCCGGGCGATACCGTGCGGTTTATCCCGCAGAAGGAGGGGGTATGCTAA
- the pxpC gene encoding 5-oxoprolinase subunit PxpC — MLKIVRAGLYTSVQDGGRIGFRQSGISYCGALDKPALQIGNLLVGNDPDDAALEITLGQCTFEFEQDGWFALTGAGCDARLDGAAVWTGWRLPIKAGQQLTLNRPRRGMRSYLAIAGGIEVPSVMDSLSTDLKVGLGGHEGRLLKDGDRLKIRAGGREFREAQGVKQLLWDNRVRALPGPEYHEFDQASQDALWRLPWQLSPQSNRMGYRLQGQKLQRTTERELLSHGLLPGVIQVPHNGQPIILMNDAQTTGGYPRIACIIEADMYHLAQAPLGQPIHFVPCTLEEALEARRIQKQYIEQLAWRLHDRG, encoded by the coding sequence ATGCTAAAAATAGTTCGTGCCGGGCTCTATACCTCGGTGCAGGACGGCGGGCGCATCGGTTTTCGCCAGTCGGGGATCAGCTACTGTGGTGCGCTGGATAAACCAGCATTGCAGATTGGTAATCTGCTGGTGGGCAATGACCCGGATGATGCCGCGCTGGAGATCACGCTCGGGCAATGTACCTTCGAGTTTGAACAAGACGGCTGGTTTGCCCTGACCGGGGCAGGCTGTGATGCCCGGCTTGACGGCGCGGCGGTCTGGACCGGCTGGCGTCTGCCGATAAAAGCCGGGCAGCAGCTCACCCTTAATCGTCCCCGTCGCGGCATGCGTAGCTATCTGGCGATCGCGGGCGGCATTGAGGTGCCGTCGGTCATGGACTCCCTGAGTACCGATCTGAAAGTGGGCCTGGGCGGACACGAAGGGCGTCTGCTGAAAGATGGCGATCGCCTGAAGATCCGTGCCGGTGGACGCGAATTCCGCGAAGCGCAGGGCGTGAAACAGCTGCTATGGGATAACCGCGTGCGCGCCCTGCCGGGGCCGGAATACCATGAGTTTGATCAGGCTTCGCAGGATGCGCTCTGGCGTCTGCCCTGGCAGCTCAGCCCGCAAAGTAACCGCATGGGCTATCGCCTGCAGGGACAAAAACTGCAGCGCACCACCGAGCGCGAACTGCTCTCCCACGGCCTGCTGCCGGGCGTTATTCAGGTGCCGCATAACGGGCAGCCGATTATTCTGATGAACGATGCCCAGACCACCGGGGGCTATCCGCGGATCGCCTGCATCATTGAAGCCGATATGTACCACCTGGCCCAGGCGCCGCTCGGACAGCCGATCCACTTTGTCCCCTGTACCCTGGAAGAGGCTCTGGAAGCACGACGCATCCAGAAGCAATACATCGAACAGCTGGCGTGGAGGTTGCATGATCGCGGTTGA
- the pxpA gene encoding 5-oxoprolinase subunit PxpA has product MAVDLNADLGEGCGSDAALLQLVSSANIACGFHAGDAETMLACVREALKNGVAIGAHPSFPDRENLGRTAMTLPPETVYAQMLYQIGALAAIVRAEGGQLRHVKPHGMLYNQAAKDRNLADAIARAVATVDPDLILVGLAGSELIRAGMRYGLITREEVFADRGYQPDGSLVPRTQAGALIADEEQSLAQTLEMIQRGRVKSITGEWATVHAQTVCIHGDGEHALAFARRLRQEFEANNIKISA; this is encoded by the coding sequence ATCGCGGTTGATTTAAATGCAGATTTGGGTGAAGGGTGCGGCAGCGATGCCGCGCTGCTACAGCTGGTGTCGTCAGCCAACATCGCCTGCGGTTTTCATGCCGGTGATGCCGAAACCATGCTGGCCTGCGTGCGCGAGGCGCTGAAAAACGGGGTGGCCATCGGGGCGCACCCCAGCTTCCCGGATCGGGAGAACTTAGGCCGCACGGCCATGACCCTGCCGCCGGAGACGGTGTATGCGCAAATGCTGTATCAGATTGGGGCCCTGGCGGCGATCGTTCGCGCCGAAGGCGGGCAGCTGCGTCACGTGAAACCCCACGGCATGCTCTATAACCAGGCGGCAAAGGATCGCAATCTTGCCGATGCGATCGCCCGCGCTGTGGCGACCGTCGACCCGGATCTGATCCTGGTTGGGCTGGCCGGGAGCGAGCTGATCCGCGCCGGAATGCGCTATGGCCTGATCACCCGGGAAGAGGTGTTTGCCGATCGCGGGTATCAGCCGGATGGTAGCCTGGTGCCGCGGACTCAGGCCGGGGCATTGATTGCCGATGAAGAGCAGTCCCTGGCGCAAACCCTGGAGATGATCCAGCGCGGCCGGGTGAAAAGTATTACCGGTGAATGGGCAACCGTACACGCACAGACGGTCTGCATTCACGGTGACGGTGAACACGCCCTGGCCTTTGCCCGTCGCCTGCGTCAGGAATTTGAAGCAAATAATATAAAAATCAGTGCATAA
- a CDS encoding DUF969 domain-containing protein produces the protein MAETLSLWPLIGIAVIVVGFLLRFNPVLVVIVAGIVTGLAAHMPVATILEKLGEGFLNTRNLPYILLIPLAVIGLLERHGLKERAQAWIAKIHSATAGRLLIVYLFVREASAAMGLTSLGGHPQMVRPLLAPMAEGAAEKKYGELPGAVRYRLRAMSAATDNVGLFFGEDIFVAFGAIIFMHNFMLESGGIQTEPLHIALWGIPTALCAFAIHATRLYRLDKHLERELAKVQGEVK, from the coding sequence ATGGCAGAGACGCTGTCCCTCTGGCCACTCATCGGTATCGCGGTGATTGTGGTCGGGTTTCTTTTACGCTTTAACCCGGTGCTGGTGGTCATTGTCGCCGGGATCGTCACCGGCCTGGCGGCGCATATGCCGGTCGCCACCATTCTGGAAAAACTGGGTGAAGGGTTCCTGAACACCCGCAACCTGCCCTATATCCTCCTGATCCCGCTGGCGGTTATCGGCCTGCTGGAGCGCCACGGCCTGAAAGAGCGGGCTCAGGCGTGGATCGCGAAGATCCACAGCGCCACCGCCGGTCGTCTGCTGATCGTCTACCTGTTCGTTCGTGAAGCTTCGGCAGCGATGGGGCTGACCAGCCTCGGCGGGCATCCGCAGATGGTGCGTCCGCTGCTGGCACCGATGGCAGAAGGGGCGGCAGAGAAGAAGTATGGCGAGCTGCCGGGGGCGGTGCGCTATCGCCTGCGGGCCATGTCGGCGGCCACCGACAACGTCGGGCTGTTCTTTGGCGAAGACATCTTCGTTGCCTTTGGCGCCATCATCTTTATGCATAATTTCATGCTGGAATCCGGCGGCATCCAGACCGAGCCGCTGCATATTGCCCTGTGGGGGATCCCGACCGCGCTCTGCGCCTTTGCGATCCACGCCACCCGACTGTACCGCCTGGATAAGCATCTGGAGCGCGAACTGGCGAAAGTGCAGGGAGAGGTGAAATGA
- a CDS encoding DUF979 domain-containing protein — protein MNFQQSYLYWLAGLILLIVALMSFRDKANPRRITTGLFWGIYGLLFLLGNWTYDLVGDKRTVHIAVGLAVVVLALIAGFGGVRLGSYHQRTAEEREGSAKRLGNRLFLPALAIPVVTVVGVLMFNHIPGLQETLFGPGNHSTLVTLFSMTIGSLIGLAMAVKMTHEKVHQPLQEARRLLDSIGWAFILPQILATLGLLFTAAGVGEGISYLTQTYLAVDSRFIAVAVYAVGMALLTMVMGNAFAAFPIVTAGIGIPILVLQHGGNPAVMAAIGMFSGYCGTLMTPMAANFNIVPAALLELPDKNAVIKAQVPTGVLLLIANVFLLYFLMFL, from the coding sequence ATGAATTTCCAGCAAAGCTATCTCTACTGGCTGGCAGGCCTGATCCTGCTGATCGTGGCGCTGATGTCGTTTCGCGATAAAGCCAACCCACGACGCATCACCACCGGTCTGTTCTGGGGCATTTACGGCCTGCTGTTCCTGCTCGGCAACTGGACCTACGATCTGGTGGGCGACAAGCGCACCGTCCATATCGCGGTGGGTCTGGCGGTGGTCGTCCTGGCGCTGATCGCCGGTTTTGGCGGCGTGCGCCTCGGCAGCTATCACCAGCGCACGGCAGAAGAGCGCGAGGGCAGCGCGAAGCGACTGGGCAATCGCCTCTTCTTACCGGCGCTGGCCATTCCGGTGGTGACGGTGGTGGGCGTGCTGATGTTTAACCACATCCCGGGCCTGCAGGAGACGCTGTTCGGGCCGGGCAACCACTCGACGCTGGTCACGCTGTTCTCGATGACCATCGGCTCGCTCATTGGCCTGGCGATGGCGGTCAAAATGACCCATGAGAAAGTGCATCAGCCTCTGCAGGAGGCGCGCCGACTGCTCGACTCCATCGGCTGGGCCTTTATTCTGCCGCAAATACTTGCCACCCTTGGCCTGCTGTTTACCGCCGCTGGCGTCGGGGAGGGGATTTCTTACCTAACCCAGACGTATCTGGCGGTGGACAGCCGGTTTATCGCGGTGGCGGTTTATGCCGTGGGCATGGCGCTGCTGACGATGGTGATGGGCAACGCCTTCGCTGCCTTCCCGATTGTCACTGCGGGGATCGGCATCCCGATCCTGGTCCTGCAACACGGCGGCAACCCGGCGGTGATGGCGGCGATTGGCATGTTCTCCGGCTACTGTGGCACGTTGATGACGCCGATGGCGGCCAACTTCAACATCGTGCCCGCCGCGCTGCTGGAGCTGCCCGATAAAAATGCGGTCATCAAAGCGCAGGTGCCTACCGGGGTGCTGCTGCTGATCGCCAACGTATTCCTGCTCTACTTCCTGATGTTCCTGTAA
- the pcp gene encoding pyroglutamyl-peptidase I: MRTVLITGFEPFGGERVNPSWEVVKQLDGAIIDDCRVVARQLPCVFGESLSVLNAAIDALQPSVVLAIGQAGGRVDVTVERVAINVDDARIPDNRGQQPVDVAIVDGGPAAWFSTLPIKAMVAALRESGIPASVSQTAGTFVCNHVMYGVLHKLAHSPDVKGGFIHIPYLPEQAAAHPGAPSMATHTVKQALEIAIAVALRQEHDIKVVGGATH; this comes from the coding sequence ATGCGAACAGTTTTAATCACCGGTTTTGAGCCTTTTGGCGGCGAGCGCGTTAACCCGTCGTGGGAAGTGGTGAAACAGCTTGATGGCGCGATTATTGACGACTGTCGCGTGGTAGCGCGGCAGTTGCCCTGCGTGTTTGGCGAGTCGTTATCGGTGCTGAACGCGGCCATTGACGCGCTGCAGCCCTCCGTCGTGCTGGCGATAGGCCAGGCCGGGGGCCGGGTGGATGTGACCGTTGAGCGGGTGGCGATCAACGTCGATGACGCCCGCATTCCCGATAACCGGGGGCAACAGCCGGTGGATGTCGCCATTGTCGACGGCGGTCCGGCCGCCTGGTTCAGCACCCTGCCGATTAAAGCGATGGTGGCGGCCCTGCGGGAGTCAGGCATTCCTGCTTCTGTTTCCCAGACGGCTGGCACATTCGTCTGCAACCACGTGATGTACGGCGTGCTGCACAAGCTGGCCCACAGCCCGGACGTGAAGGGCGGGTTCATCCATATTCCTTACCTCCCCGAGCAGGCGGCAGCGCACCCCGGTGCCCCGAGCATGGCGACGCACACCGTGAAGCAGGCCCTGGAGATCGCCATTGCGGTGGCGCTGCGTCAGGAGCACGACATCAAAGTGGTGGGCGGTGCGACGCACTAG
- the nei gene encoding endonuclease VIII has product MPEGPEIRRAADSLEAEIKGKPLTDVWFAFPQLKTFESRLIGETVTHLETRGKALLTHFSNQLTLYSHNQLYGVWRVVDTGKLPETTRVLRVKLETADKTILLYSASDIEMLLPEQLTTHPFLQRVGPDVLDLRLTAEDVKARLLSAKFRNRQFSGLLLDQSFLAGLGNYLRVEILWEVGLAASHKASQLSDAQLDALSHAVLDIPRLSYNTRGVVNEKKHHGALFRFKVFHRAGKKCERCGGVIEKTTLSSRPFYWCPHCQT; this is encoded by the coding sequence ATGCCAGAAGGACCAGAGATCCGCCGCGCGGCGGATAGCCTGGAGGCGGAGATAAAAGGCAAACCGCTCACCGACGTGTGGTTTGCTTTTCCTCAGTTAAAAACCTTTGAATCCCGGCTTATCGGCGAGACGGTCACGCATCTGGAGACGCGCGGCAAAGCGCTGCTCACCCACTTCTCCAACCAGCTTACGCTCTACAGCCATAACCAGCTGTATGGCGTCTGGCGGGTGGTGGATACTGGTAAACTGCCGGAGACGACCCGGGTGCTGCGCGTCAAACTGGAGACGGCGGACAAAACCATTCTGCTCTACAGCGCCTCGGATATTGAGATGCTGCTGCCGGAGCAGCTTACCACCCATCCCTTCCTGCAGCGGGTGGGGCCGGATGTGCTGGATTTACGCCTGACGGCAGAGGATGTGAAAGCGCGGCTATTGTCGGCAAAATTCCGCAATCGCCAGTTTTCCGGGCTGCTGCTGGACCAGTCGTTTCTTGCCGGTCTGGGCAACTATCTGCGGGTAGAAATTCTGTGGGAGGTGGGGCTGGCGGCGAGCCACAAAGCCTCGCAGCTCAGCGACGCGCAGCTGGATGCGTTATCCCACGCGGTGCTGGATATCCCGCGTCTGTCGTATAACACGCGCGGAGTGGTGAATGAGAAGAAGCATCACGGGGCGTTGTTCCGGTTTAAGGTGTTTCATCGCGCGGGGAAAAAGTGTGAGCGCTGCGGTGGGGTGATTGAGAAAACGACGCTCTCTTCGCGACCGTTTTACTGGTGTCCACATTGTCAGACATAA
- a CDS encoding citrate synthase: MADTKAKLTLNGDAAIELDVLKGTLGQDVIDIRSLGSKGMFTFDPGFTSTASCESKITYIDGDEGILLHRGFPIDQLATHSNYLEVCYILLNGEKPTQEQYDEFKTTVTRHTMIHEQITRLFHAFRRDSHPMAVMCGITGALAAFYHDSLDVNNQRHRDIAAFRLLSKMPTMAAMCYKYSIGQPFVYPRNDLSYSGNFLRMMFATPCEEYEVNPVLERAMDRILILHADHEQNASTSTVRTAGSSGANPFACIAAGIASLWGPAHGGANEAALKMLEEISSVEHIPEFVRRAKDKNDSFRLMGFGHRVYKNYDPRATVMRETCHEVLKELGTKDDLLQVAMELEHIALNDPYFIEKKLYPNVDFYSGIILKAMGIPSSMFTVIFAMARTVGWIAHWNEMHTEGMKIARPRQLYTGYEQRNFESDVTKR, translated from the coding sequence ATGGCTGATACTAAGGCAAAACTCACCCTAAATGGTGACGCTGCTATCGAACTGGATGTGCTAAAAGGCACGCTCGGTCAGGATGTTATTGATATCCGTAGTCTTGGTTCTAAAGGTATGTTTACCTTTGACCCTGGTTTTACCTCCACCGCATCTTGCGAGTCCAAAATCACCTACATCGACGGTGACGAAGGTATCCTGCTGCACCGCGGTTTCCCCATCGACCAGTTAGCGACCCACTCCAATTACCTGGAAGTGTGCTACATCCTGCTGAACGGCGAAAAGCCGACGCAGGAACAGTACGATGAGTTCAAAACCACCGTCACCCGTCACACCATGATCCACGAGCAGATTACCCGTCTGTTCCATGCATTCCGCCGCGATTCACATCCAATGGCGGTCATGTGCGGGATCACCGGCGCGCTGGCTGCGTTCTACCATGACTCGCTGGACGTGAATAACCAGCGTCACCGTGATATCGCCGCGTTCCGTCTGCTGTCCAAAATGCCAACCATGGCAGCGATGTGCTACAAATATTCCATCGGACAGCCGTTTGTTTATCCACGCAACGACCTCTCCTACTCAGGTAACTTCCTGCGTATGATGTTCGCCACGCCGTGCGAAGAGTATGAAGTGAACCCGGTGCTGGAACGCGCAATGGATCGTATCCTGATCCTGCACGCTGACCACGAGCAGAACGCATCTACCTCTACCGTGCGTACCGCTGGCTCCTCCGGCGCGAACCCGTTCGCCTGTATCGCAGCAGGTATTGCCTCCCTGTGGGGACCGGCACACGGCGGCGCGAACGAAGCGGCACTGAAGATGCTGGAAGAGATCAGCTCCGTTGAGCACATTCCTGAATTCGTACGTCGTGCGAAGGACAAGAATGACTCCTTCCGTCTGATGGGCTTCGGTCATCGTGTTTACAAAAACTACGATCCGCGCGCAACCGTAATGCGTGAAACCTGCCATGAAGTTCTGAAAGAGCTGGGCACCAAAGATGACCTGCTGCAGGTGGCGATGGAGCTGGAACACATCGCGCTGAACGACCCGTACTTCATCGAGAAGAAACTCTATCCGAACGTCGATTTCTACTCCGGTATCATCCTGAAAGCGATGGGCATTCCGTCTTCCATGTTTACCGTTATCTTCGCGATGGCGCGTACCGTGGGCTGGATTGCACACTGGAACGAAATGCACACCGAAGGCATGAAAATTGCGCGTCCTCGCCAGCTGTATACCGGCTACGAGCAGCGTAATTTCGAGTCTGACGTGACCAAACGCTAA